From Microtus ochrogaster isolate Prairie Vole_2 unplaced genomic scaffold, MicOch1.0 UNK66, whole genome shotgun sequence, one genomic window encodes:
- the LOC101981992 gene encoding putative olfactory receptor 2W6 yields MEKSNDSSEYGFILVGFSDRPRLEMVLFIVNFTLYSVAVLGNATIILVCILDPRLHTPMYFFLANLSFLDLCFSTSCIPQMLVNLWGPNKTISYAGCVVQLFSFLSVGGIECILLAVMAFDRYAAVCKPLHYMVIMHPQLCVRLVALAWGSGLINAIVMSPLTMTLSRCGRRRVNHFLCEMPALIKMACVDARAVEMLAFTFAILIVLLPLTLILVSYGYIAAAVLRIKSAAGRWKAFNTCSSHITVVSLFYGSIIYMYMQPGNSSSQDQGKFLTLFYNLVTPMLNPLIYTLRNKEVKGALKKVCGRH; encoded by the coding sequence ATGGAGAAGTCAAACGACAGCTCCGAGTATGGGTTTATCTTAGTGGGCTTCTCGGATCGCCCTCGCCTGGAGATGGTGCTCTTCATAGTAAATTTCACTCTGTACTCGGTGGCTGTGCTGGGAAACGCAACCATCATCCTTGTGTGTATATTGGACCCCCGGCTTCACACCCCTATGTACTTCTTTCTGGCAAATCTCTCATTTCTGGATCTCTGCTTTAGTACCAGCTGCATCCCACAGATGCTAGTAAACCTCTGGGGCCCAAACAAGACCATCAGCTATGCTGGCTGCGTGGTCcaacttttctccttcctgtcggTTGGGGGAATAGAGTGCATCCTACTGGCTGTCATGGCGTTCGACCGCTATGCTGCCGTTTGCAAACCTTTGCATTACATGGTCATTATGCACCCACAGCTATGTGTGAGACTGGTGGCTCTGGCCTGGGGGAGTGGGCTCATCAACGCCATCGTCATGTCACCACTAACAATGACCCTGTCCAGGTGCGGCCGCCGCAGGGTCAATCATTTCCTTTGTGAAATGCCGGCTCTGATAAAGATGGCCTGTGTGGATGCTCGCGCGGTGGAAATGCTGGCTTTCACCTTCGCCATCCTCATTGTCCTGCTGCCCCTCACGCTGATTCTTGTCTCCTATGGCTACATAGCTGCCGCCGTGCTGAGGATCAAGTCGGCTGCTGGAAGATGGAAAGCTTTCAACACCTGTAGCTCCCACATCACCGTGGTGTCCCTGTTCTATGGAAGCATCATCTATATGTACATGCAGCCTGGGAATAGCTCTTCCCAGGACCAAGGGAAATTTCTCACTCTCTTCTATAACTTGGTGACTCCCATGCTGAATCCGCTCATCTATACTTTAAGGAACAAGGAAGTGAAGGGGGCACTGAAGAAGGTTTGTGGGAGGCACTGA